The Bradysia coprophila strain Holo2 unplaced genomic scaffold, BU_Bcop_v1 contig_70, whole genome shotgun sequence genome contains a region encoding:
- the LOC119083633 gene encoding CCAAT/enhancer-binding protein gamma, with the protein MPSKRKGTSVTSEDDEDYRTKRDRNNQAVKRSRVKSKQRTQLTQAKVKDLKIKNQVLEEKIKNLTKDLKFLKDLFLAQAQTKAEKLTNAELRRLLADDDDEQNDNEKPTTSKG; encoded by the exons ATGCCCTCAAAACGGAAAGGAACAAGTGTCACATCCGAAGATGATGAGGATTATCGTACAAAGCGAGACAGAAACAACCAG GCAGTGAAACGCAGCCGCGTCAAGTCCAAGCAGCGTACACAATTGACACAAGCCAAAGTGAAGGATCTTAAGATCAAAAATCAGGTGCTGGaggaaaagataaaaaatctCACAAAAGATCTGAAGTTCTTGAAGGATCTGTTTCTGGCACAAGCACAGACAAAGGCGGAGAAACTCACCAATGCAGAGCTTCGTAGATTACTTGCTG ATGACGACGATGAACAAAACGATAACGAAAAACCGACAACCAGTAAGGGATGA
- the LOC119083629 gene encoding aldo-keto reductase family 1 member B1-like: MPEATIPTVVLGNATKIPVLGLASWGWSESAPDSITQSVKDAIDLGYRFFDTTPGKNEEEIGEAIFAKIKEGVVKREEIYLIGKLGDSKAFHKPELIKEALMTTLRHLNVAYLDMYVIDCPEGNSMFSSDAFVDTWYEMEKLVDNFLVKSIGVSNFNEELIKHLMNSARFAPAVNQLECPPSYTQRSIRDYCREKRIFITGYNITASSSLIEDPVILDLAKKYSKTAEQILLRYQIDMGHIALSQLQTKMQMKNNLEIFKFELSKGDLLAMEKLDRRTKIYT; this comes from the exons atGCCAGAAGCAACCATACCAACCGTAGTTCTCGGTAACGCTACAAAGATCCCAGTCTTAGGGCTTGCCAGTTGGGGATGGAGT GAAAGTGCTCCTGACTCAATCACTCAATCTGTGAAAGATGCTATCGATCTTGGATATCGCTTTTTTGACACAACACCCGGCAAGAATGAAGAGGAGATTGGTGAAGCCATTTTTGCTAAGATCAAGGAAGGTGTCGTCAAACG TGAGGAAATATATCTGATTGGAAAATTGGGCGACTCGAAGGCATTTCATAAGCCTGAATTGATTAAGGAGGCACTGATGACGACGCTAAGACACCTCAATGTTGCTTACTTGGACATGTACGTGATTGACTGTCCCGAAGGTAATTCAATGTTTTCCAGTGACGCTTTCGTTGACACTtggtacgaaatggaaaaactTGTCGATAATTTCCTGGTCAAGAGCATTGGCGTGTCGAATTTCAACGAAGAACTTATCAAACACTTGATGAACAGTGCTCGCTTCGCACCGGCCGTAAATCAATTGGAATGTCCACCAAGCTACACACAACGATCGATTAGAGACTACTGTCGAGAGAAACGGATTTTCATCACTGGTTACAACATCACAGCATCGTCTTCACTTATTGAAGATCCGGTG attCTTGATTTGGCAAAGAAATATTCGAAAACTGCCGAACAGATTCTGCTTCGCTATCAAATTGATATGGGACACATTGCACTGTCCCAACTGCAAACAAAGATGCAAATGAAGAACAATttggaaatattcaaatttgaattgagCAAAGGCGATCTATTGGCAATGGAAAAACTGGATCGTCGCACAAAAATTTATACTTGA